One Halovivax ruber XH-70 genomic region harbors:
- a CDS encoding HalOD1 output domain-containing protein, translating into MDTMVAGVGVEAVEYHQEPVTVRTQFDQAKTPASVAVIATLADVMGVDPVELDPLHATVDPEALDTLVCVRNGTDGDVHVTFSHEDHEITVHSYGVVTVTPTPELVAAEHERKWEDDV; encoded by the coding sequence ATGGACACGATGGTGGCTGGGGTTGGAGTAGAAGCGGTCGAGTATCATCAGGAACCTGTGACCGTCCGTACGCAGTTTGACCAGGCGAAAACACCCGCAAGCGTGGCTGTTATCGCAACGCTGGCGGACGTGATGGGCGTTGACCCGGTTGAACTAGACCCGCTACACGCTACTGTTGACCCAGAGGCGTTGGATACACTCGTCTGCGTTCGAAACGGGACGGACGGAGATGTCCACGTTACATTCTCCCACGAGGATCACGAAATAACTGTACATAGCTACGGCGTGGTTACCGTCACACCAACGCCCGAACTAGTAGCGGCGGAACACGAGAGGAAGTGGGAAGACGATGTCTGA